TTTATCGTCTGGCCAATGAGGCGCTGAAATCGCTGAGCATCTCAAGCGGCCTTTCCAACGCCACCACCTTGGCAGGGCTTGCTCTGAGCCTGCACAATATGAAGCCAGATCATCTCTATGCACGCACCATTTCGGTCGTTCCTGCACCCAGCGACCCGAAAAACCGCGTCGTTTGGGCGAGCAATGCCGACGAGACCTGGAGAACGCTGCGCGAATACAAGCCGCTGGTCCAGTCCGACACGCCCTCACACGGCACATCCGGCCAGGCTGAGAGCCAAGGCGCGACGAACCAGAATCAAGGCGCGACGAGCCAGGGCCAAAGTTCCAATGGCACCCAAACCCAGACGCAGCAAGGCACGCTGGATCCTACGACCGGTCTGATCACGACCTCCGACGGCAGGCTCATCGATCCCGTCACCGGCGGAAGCGTCGACAAGAAGAACGGGATGATACGCGATCCGGTCACCGGCCAGTACATGGGTGTCGCCAACCAGTACCTCAACGCAACCGTATGTGCGGTTCCTGCGCAGAAGTAAGCGAACACTGCCCTCTTACCACCCTCTCGCGAGTAAAAGTAGTAACTGCTTTTAGCTTTCGGGAGGGTTTATGGTCAAGCAGTCAGGTGGATACGACGCTCAGGGCAACCCGCCCAGCTTCATACCGTCCGGCGTTCGCAAGCGTCCGGACACCGGACGTGTCCCCGTCCCCTCCACCCCACAGACTCCCCCCGCCTTCTCCCCTATCAAGCCACGGAAAAGGACAGCCTCCCGCCAATCAGTCCCGGAACAGGCCCGGCCGGCCCAGTCCCAGACACGGGCACCTCGTCAAAGTACCGGCTCCTCACGCCTCGCTTCTCCGGCGCGTTCTTCGGCTGCACTCGATTCCGGGCGCGGATACGGCGATGCCGCAATAGCGATGCAACGACCGACCCGCGCACAGCCTTCAGTCTTTAATGCCGCAATGGCCAAGCCTCATAAAAAACACCATTGGATACCCACCGTTGTGCTGGTTATCCTGCTCATTATCATTTTGGCGCTCTTCGGCTGCTTCAATTGGGCCGATTCACAGCTCGACAAAGGCGACTGGCTGACCGCCAAGGCCGATACCAACGGCACCTCGTGGCTGGTGCTCGGCTCCGATGAGCGCGACGAAACGGGAGTGGGCGGAAGCGCCGATGACACACCGGGTTTCCGCACCGACACCATACTCGTACTCACCAAGCCAACGCATGGCAGCGCCTCGCTGGTTTCGATTCCGCGTGATTCACTGGTCAAGGTCGACGGCACCAGCATGAAAATCAATGCCGTGGCCGAGACACAGAGCAAGAAGACGCTCACCGGTGAGGTCGAAGACATCACCGGACAGAAAATCGACCATGTCGCCGAAATCAAGTTCAACGGTCTGACCAAGGTGGTTGACGCCCTGGGAGGAATCAACCTCTGCTACGAGCGCACAGTCAACGACTGGCGTTCCGGGCTCAACTGGCAGGCAGGCTGCCACACTGCGGACGGTGCCACGGCACTGGCTTTCTCCCGCATGCGCTATTCCGATTCCAAGGGCGATTTCGGCCGCGCAGAGCGGCAACGTCAGGTCATCGGCGCGATTATGAGCAAAACCTCGTCCGGCGACACCATGAAAAGCCCGGCCAAGGCGCAGAAAGTGGCCAAAGCCGCCCTCTCCTCCATCGAAGTTGACAAGAAGACCAATCCGCTTACGCTCCTGAAGATGGCCACGGCGTTCAAGGCGGCCACCGGCAAACAGGGAATCTCCGGCTCGGTCTATTGGACCGACCCCAACCACTACGTGCGGGGTGTAGGCTCCACGGTCCTGCTGGACGATACGAAGAATCTCGAATTGTTCGAACAGCTTTCCTCCGGTTCGCACGCACCTGGGACAGTGGGGACTTTGGCCGGTGCGATTTCGCAATAACCGCACCATGGAATGGCTGGATGGCCAGGGCCGCAATATTGGAATCCGACGTGTGATGTGTCATCAAATCCACCGAGAAAATAGACACATTCATGACGCAAAGAAAATTCACGATATTTTCTGGCGAAAACCCTTGAAAAAATGTGATTTTCGTGGTTAT
The window above is part of the Bifidobacterium sp. ESL0704 genome. Proteins encoded here:
- a CDS encoding LCP family protein; protein product: MVKQSGGYDAQGNPPSFIPSGVRKRPDTGRVPVPSTPQTPPAFSPIKPRKRTASRQSVPEQARPAQSQTRAPRQSTGSSRLASPARSSAALDSGRGYGDAAIAMQRPTRAQPSVFNAAMAKPHKKHHWIPTVVLVILLIIILALFGCFNWADSQLDKGDWLTAKADTNGTSWLVLGSDERDETGVGGSADDTPGFRTDTILVLTKPTHGSASLVSIPRDSLVKVDGTSMKINAVAETQSKKTLTGEVEDITGQKIDHVAEIKFNGLTKVVDALGGINLCYERTVNDWRSGLNWQAGCHTADGATALAFSRMRYSDSKGDFGRAERQRQVIGAIMSKTSSGDTMKSPAKAQKVAKAALSSIEVDKKTNPLTLLKMATAFKAATGKQGISGSVYWTDPNHYVRGVGSTVLLDDTKNLELFEQLSSGSHAPGTVGTLAGAISQ